The sequence AGTTGTGTGAACAGTTGCGACAAGATGGCCATATCCACCGCGTAGGTGCCCGGCTTCTTCTCGCGAACCGGCACCCGGCCTCGCCAATAACAGAACGTGCCTTCCGGTGGGCCCTGCCAGACATCGACGGCATAATCGCGGCGTTCAAACCCGCTCGCCGTCTCGAGCAACACCGCGTAATAGGCCTCACCCTCGGCCAGCACCCGATCCGACGCCGCGCACCTGCCCGTCGTCCGTGATACTTCCCAATCCTCGACCATCGATCCTGCTCGTGCCTACCTGTGACCGTGATACCACCCGGCCGCCAGAGACAAAGGTACACGATCCGCGGCAAGGCGTAAATGCGGGAGGGTCCGCGCCCACAAGCCGGAATCCGGGACCAGCGAACGGAAATCATCGAACCGGCAACTTGGCCCGGGGCGGTACCATGGGGCTCAGGGGTTGGGATACCTCGCCGCCGCAGTGCCTCTCTGGACAAACATAAGGCAGACCGCCTTTTTGCGGGCCGCAACCCAAGTGCTCTGCGATCGAGAAACATGCGCGCAAGCCGCACCCCTCTCTGGCCGTAAGGTTGTAAAGCAGATCACCAGCCATGCCGGTCACGGCTGGGCGGCAACCTGAATCTGATGCTTGAGGATGCTCGGATGGCGAATGGCCGTGGCGACAGAGGGCCGCCAGGTTCTCAGGCTGCCACCGTGGGCATACCTTCGTCAGAAGCTTCAATCCTTGCGCCGCATGAGGAGCCGATGCCTCCGGCACCGGGGTCGTTGTACCGAGTTCCTCATCCACCAACGAACCCTCGATCAGGCAATCCATCGCCATCACCTTGGCGCTGCCCGGGCTTCATCTCGGGTCTTCGGTCAACTCCGATACCATTTGCTCGTAAGCCTTTCTGACGAGGCTGGCTTCCAGGCCGTTCGCGGCACTGGCATGCGAGGATGACCATTTCATGCTGGTGGTATCGGCTTCAAGGGCCTTCGCCAGACGCTTCATTTCAGGCAGCAGGGTCTTGGCCTTGTCTCGACGGCCGGCCTGAACAAGCCGGCGGGCCCGGACAAGCGCGTCGAAGAAGTGCAACGTGTCAGCAGCGTAACGGATGGGGCCGGCATCCTCCATGATTCGCGACCGCACGCGCTCCGGCCACTGCTGCGACTGCACTTCCTCCATCAGCTTCACACATTTGTCGATGGATGCGACCATCTCGACCAGATCGGGCCCGTCGTCGGCGTCAAAACGCGCGGCCTCATGCTTGAGGTGACGTGTCGGGAAGAGCTCCTTGTTATCACGGTTGAGCCGGTCGACCAGATGGTATTTCAGCGGCGTGGCGTTACACAAAGCGGTGTCGAGTATGCCGTACAGTTCTCGCAGCTTTCCGGCAGCCGGACCATACCGGTGGGCGAAGTAGTCATCGAGCAGGGCCTTGCTGTCGAGCTTCGGATCCCACAGCATGCGGGCGAACTGCCAGTTGGTCAGAGTCCTGGTGCCCCAATCCCTGGTCGTGCAGTGCATGTAGTGCATGTGCCGGGCGCCTTGCTCGAAGTAATAAGGGATGTCCACAGACATGGTCCGCTCGAAGACGATTGGCAGGCACTTGTATCGGCTCACATTATAGTATTCGCCGATGAAGATCTGCCCGCGGTAATGGCGGTCCGGATTGACGAACCAGTTGATGAAGTGGTTCATGTAGCTGCGGTTGAACTCGGTGCAGGCCGGATCGTCGAAGCGGTGGACATAGCAGCGCCGGATGGGGAAGAACGTCGCGATGCAGTTCTCGTAGTCGAAGTCGTCCGGCAGCGGCCGGGTCGGTGGTTCGATGACGTCGGAGTATGCAAGGAAGTAGATGCGGATGTTGCGGTGCAGGCGGTTTTCCTGGGTCGCCCGTTCTGTCTCCTGTCGCAGCCGGTGCACCAGCAGTAGATTGCGATCCGTCGGGGTGCCGAGGGTCTTGCATGAGTCGCATTGGCACCATTTGCCGGCGTCGAGCGTCCAGAAGTTGATGCTGTCGGCGTCCTTCCACTCGCCGTCTATCAAGTCTTTCACGAGGTTCTTGAAAAACTCGTCGCATGCGTGGTGATTGGAGGTGCAGAAGTTGTCGCCGAAATCGTCCCGGATGCGAAAGCTCCGCTTGCCGCCGATGAAGCCGTACCATTCGGGGTGGGCCTCGCTGTAGCTGAGCTTGCCGTCTTCATCCGCATCGCCCTTGAAATCGGGGCTGACCGGATATGGGTCGGCCGGACGGTCATCGTCACCCGCAAAGCCGCTGTGGTTGTAGGGATACGCAGCGTCCGGGCTGATAAACCGGTGCGTGAGCAGATGCCCGCCGCAGTTCATCTGAATGCCGCGTTTCTTGAGGGCGGCCTTGTCGGGCACTTGGACGCACCAGTAGTTCATCCGGTTACGGGCCATCCAGTCAAAGAACTCCGGATCACCGCGATCTTCCCAGGCGTGAAACCCGCGCGAGACAAAAGCCGGTTTCTCTTTGATGTTCAAGGACCGGTCCAGACTGCGTAGCCGACGATCGGGGATCTCCTCGCCGATCTTGCCGGGTGACAGCCACCGGACACCCAGGTGATCGAGGAAGCGGTAGACGCCGTAGAGTGTGCCGATTCGTCGCTCACCGCCGATGTGCGTCGACCGCTCTGCGCTCCGGATGATGTAGCCTTCCGGTCCGAGGTCGCCGAAGTCTGCAGGCGGCAGCTTCACCGCCTTGTTTGTTTGCGGGTTGCCGAGCAGGATGATCTCGCCCTTTGCAGGCAAGTGATCGTCATCGACGATCCGGTAGTCTTCTTGCCCTTCCGGCCCGGCCATCATTCGCAGGTATCGTTGCAGTTCGAGGGCCGCGAAATTCTCCGTGCAGATGACGTCGTCGGCATCGTCTCCATCGTCCCACTTGACGTTGGCTTCGTCGTTGCCGGCTTGTTCGGCGGACTTGTATTCTCCGCGGTTGACCACGATGAAGGTAGTGGCGGGCGCGGCCGGGGCGGCAAAGCCGAGAAGGGCAAGTGTCACGGGCAGAGACCGCATGCGTGATGCTCCTGTGCTGCGAGACCACGGGTGAGAAATCCAGAATGACGAAATCCGGATGACGAATGAAGCCCGAATGATGAACGTCGAACACCGGCCTTGGGCAATTCGACATTCGGGTTTCGTCATTCCTTCGTCATTCGGATTTCGACATTCGTCATTCCTTGGCTGTTCAATTCGTCGCGACTACTGCGCGAGGACGGGGATCTCCGTCACCCGCAGGCGCGTATTGCCGTAGGGGATGAGTTCAACGTCAGCCAAAGGCTGGTCCGACGTCACCGGACTGACGGGCGGATCGTCGGCCGAGTTGTCCACCATGCCCCACTGGGGGATCAGCCGCCCCTTGGCCTTGAGGACCACAGGCGGGTTGCGCTGATCAAACGGCAACTTGCTGATCGAGCGTTTTTCGACGGCGATCGACTTTTCCGGATTCTCGCGATCGACCAGCAGGCCGTAGTTCCAGGGGGTCGTCGGCTCGATCGACCAGTCGATTGCCGGCAGCGTCTCGTGATGCCGCTTAATCTCCTTATACTGCTCGCCGATCTTGAGCGAGAAGTACAGCGGCCCCCGGAGGATCGAAACCGCGTTGTTGTAGCGAGTCTCGGTTCTCAGGTTCATCGGCAAGGTCACTTCAAGCATGTCGCCCTGTTTCCAGAGTCGATCGACAACGGCAAATGACCCCGGCCGCGTGTCGACGGTCTGTTCTGGAGTCTTGATCCGGGCGCCGGCAGCCCATGCCGGGATCCGCAGGTGTAGCGGGAACTTCGCGGGTTGCGGCGAATCCATGCGGATGCGGACCAAGCCGTCGAACGGGTAGTCCGTCAGCTCGACGAGCGTCACCTCGACCCCCTCGCCGACCTTCGCTTTCACGATGCTGGGGCCGTAGGCGATGACCGCAAGACCCTGGTCGTGCGTTGCCATCCACAGGTGAGCCACGAATTTTGGCCAGCCCTGGTGCATGTTCGCGGTACAGCAACCGAAGTTCGGTTCCAGCCCGTAGACGTTCGATGCGTCGCCGTTCGTACTCCAGCGGCGTTTGGCCACGCTGACCAGCACCTGGTTGGCCTGCTGGTCGTACTGATGGGCCCAGTAATCCGGTGTGCACGTGCCGGGATTGGCACTGTAGGCCAGCATTTCCAGGCGGTCGGCATAGTACACATCTCCCAGTTGGGCCGCGAGATTTTCCAGGGAGAACATGAACTCGACCACGGCGCATAGCTCGGTGCCTTGTGTCGGGCGTCGGCCGGAAAGATGTTCATCGCCGGCAAAGCGCCCGGTCACCTGCCCGTGGTATTTGTCGAGGCTGGCCAAGCCGGTTTTGACGGCTTCTACCAGTCTCGGGTCGTGAGCCTGAATGTACCGCATACCGGGGTGCTTGACGGCCATCGCAATGTTCACCACGTGGGTGGGGTGGCCGTACTTGACACCCATGGCCATGACGTCATCGGTGTACGGGAAGTTGAGAAAGTAGTCGGTCCACTTGAAGCTGTTGTTGTAGATCGAGTCGGCCACTTCCAGGATGGTCTTGTCGCCGGTGCGGTTGTAGAGCCAATAGGCCGTGATGATGTTTTCCATCGCCCGGACGCCACGCCACTCCTTGTCGGGCCAGTCTGGGGGGGCCGCCTTCAGGTAGTTGAAGTAGTTCTGCAGCAAGGGGATGACGCGCGGGTCGCCGGTGGCCTCCTGGTATTGGATCAACACCTTCATCGCCACCGCCAGGGGCCAGCGATCGGTGTTCTTCTCAGGGCCGAACCATCCGTCCGGTCTGGCCGAGGCGATGATCGGCTCGATCCACGACTTGACCTTGGCGATCAAACGCTGGTCGTTGAGCAGATACGCCAGGGGAACCAAACCGTCGAGGTAGTAAGGCCCTCGCTCCCAGGCTTCTGCATCCTTGTCCTTGCTGCCTCTCCAGGCGTTGTTGGCCAGGCTGGGCCAGAACTCATCGAGGCGGCCGGTCAATCCGTTGGCCTGGACAGTCAGTTGATCTTTGAGCCAACCTTCGGGCCTGACGGTTCCCAAGGGTAGGGGCACAAACTTGCTTTGAAGCAGCGGTTCACGGTTGACCGGATAGTGCTTGTTGGCCGGCTCGGCCGCCAGCCCGCTGGTCACCAGTAATACGATTACACACAGTCCAATCACCAACGATTGCATCATGGTCATTACTCCGTCACAGCGGGGGCAAGGAACACGCAAACGAAGATGACTATATACTGCCAACTGCGTCCCATTGCCATGTGTCATACGAGAGGCGCGTGGACGGGCAGTCCATCAGACAGGCGAAGCCGCCGCTCATAAATGGTTTCGCGGTAATGGTTAACGGGCCGAGCGGATCATGAGGGAGTGCTGACGGGGGCGTCGGCGCCGCTTGCTACACCTCCAGCTTCCATGGTGCCCGATACGGATACCGGAGCAGGTCGTCCAGATCGGTTCGGCCGACCGGTCGCTCGTTCTTGGCGTCCCAGATGATCGTGGACCTGCTCCGCAGGGCCAGGTTGCCCAAGTGGGCGGCGGTGCTGATCGCGTGGCCGAGTTCGAAATCCTCGACCGGGCGCTGCCGCGATCGCATGCAATCCAGGAAGTTGCGAACGTGCTGCGGACGGCCGGCCTCCGCGAATTTGCTCTCGTGCTTCTCGGCGGGGAGAGGTTCTTCCTCGGATGGCACCCGCTTGTCCTTCACCGCAGGCGCGACTTCCCAGCCGTAAGCCCCGACAGTCAGCGTTCCCTCGGTGCCGTAGAATGCGATGCCGTGCTCCTTGCCGTCGACGCCGCAGCCTGCGGTCATCTGGTGCTCCCATATCAGGGCAAAGCCGGGGTATTCGTACACGGCGAACTGCGTGTCGGGCGTATCGGAGATGTCGTCGTAGATGTACTTGCCTCCGGACGAGGAGACGCGCTCGGGCATCCCGACCTTCATGCCCCAGAGGGCGATGTTGATCAGATGCACGCCCCAGTCGGTCATCAGGCCGCCGGCGTAATCCCAGAACCAGCGGAAGCTGAAATGGAATCTTGCCGGGTTGAACGGCCGTTTGGGCGCCGGCCCGAGCCACATGTCATAATCGACACCGTCCGGGGCCTTGTCTTGGTCGGCCGGCTTCCCGACGCTGTGGACCCAGTTCAGATAGGCCCAGCAGCGGACCATGCGTATCTTACCCAGCTTGCCGGAATGAACGTACGCAATCGCCTCGGTGAAGTCCGGGTTGCTGCGCCACTGGGTGCCCATCTGCACCACGCGGTTGTACTTGCGGGCGGCATTCAGCATCGCCCGGCCCTCGCCGACGCTGGTGGCCAAGGGCTTCTCACAGTAGACGTCCTTGCCGGCCTGGCAAGCCATGATCGTCGGAATGGCGTGCCAGTGGTCGGGCGTGGCCACGACGACGGCGTCAACGTCCTTGCGGTCGATGACCGTGCGGAAGTCCTTCACCGTCTCGGGGGCCTTGCCGCGGGCTTTCTCGATCTCCTTGACGCCCTCGGCTAGCATCTTGTCGTCCACGTCGCAGATGATCGGGCACTCGACGTCGCCATATTTGAGAAAAGTCAGAATGTCGCCCCGGCCCATCCCGCCGCTGCCGATCAGGCCGACGCGGATCTTCTCGTTGGCCCCCAGCACGGACCGGGGGGCGGCCAATGATGACCAGACGGCCGAGCTGGCGGCCGCGGCCATGGAACTGTTGATAAAGTGACGACGAGTGATGCGGGACATGGAAGATCTCCTAAAAGAAGCTGTCAGCCGTCAGCTTTCAGCGGTCAGCTTGAGAACCAAGATTGCGATATCTGCCCGAATACCGTACTCGGCCGCCTGGACGACCGCAACAGCAGAACCTCAAGCCTCGGCGGGCGTAGCGCATCCGGCTCGCAGATGATCTCGCGTCCTTCTTCGGCTGATGGTTGAACAAGTTGGCTCGGGGCTCTTCTGCAGCGTCGAGGCATTCAGTGATTCAAGTCGAGTAGCGCGCATCGCCTTGTCGCGAAAGCCCTGTCTGTGGTATGAATGCATCCATGAGAGGCAAACAAATCATCAGCGTCCTCATTCCAGTTGTCTCACTCTGGCCCTGGATTGCCCTGGCCGAGTTTCCCGGCGAGCGGCCTTACCCGGGAATCACATACGTGCAGGAAACCCGTCAGGATCCGCCCATGCGCCTGTTTATTGCTCAGGTGGATTTGGCCGACCCGAAAGTGCGTGTCGATGTTGCCCCGGGCGGGCCTGACCCGGACGGGCCCGGCGAGTGGGAGACGACGCTGATGGTTCCAAGCAAGGTTGCGTCCCGCGAGCGATTCGACCTGGCGGTCAACGGCGATTTCTTCAGCATTCCCAAGCCCGCCAGCTCCGCAGCTCAGCCGTCATATCGCCCCGAGGTCTGGGCCAACGCGATCGGGCCGGCGGTGACGGACGGAAAGGCTTGGTCCGTTGCCGAGAAGAAGACGCCCTGCCTGATCGTTCGTAAGAACGGACGTGTTTCGATCGAGATGATCGACCGGCCACCGTCTGACGCGGCCGAGGTTGTCGCAGGCAACGTGATGCTGGTTGAGAACGGCAAGCCGGTGCGGCACGAGAGCAAAGCCAGACATCCCCGAACGGTTGTCGGTCTGGACAAGAAAAAAAACCGGTTAACCATCCTGGTGGTCGATGGTCGCCGGCCGGGCGCGTCGATCGGCATGAGCTACGAGGAACTCGCCAAGGAAATGATCCGCCTTGGCTGCCACACGGCGGTTAATCTCGACGGCGGCGGCAGTTCGGTCATGGTCATGCGCGATCCGGAAACCAACGAGTATAAGATCCTCAATAAACCCAGTGACGGGCGGGAAAGGCCGGTCGCCAACGTGCTGGGGATTACCGTCGGGAATGGGGAGAAGAAGTAGTCAGTTATCAGTTCTCAGTGATCAGTCGAGCGACTTGCGTCTTGCCTTGCCGACAGCTACATGCTGATGGCTGACCGCTCTCCTCAGTGCCCCGGCAACAACTCGATCAGTTGGTCGATTTCCTCGAGCGTGTTGTAAGCATGTGGGCTGGCGCGCAGACGGCCTTCACGGCAGGAAATGATGACGCGGTGTTGCTCCTGCAGACGCTTTCGGATCTCTCCATGGTCGTGGTGGTCTGAGACGAATGCGACGATGCTGCTGGCCTCACCGGGGAGTCTGGATGAAACCACCCGGTAGCCCTTGCCCCTCACGCCTTCGACCAGCCGATCGGTCAGCGCGAGCGCCCATTGGGCCACGACATCGATCCCTGCTTCGAGCCACATCTCAATCGACGCGCCCAGGCCGCAGATGCCCGCGAGATTGTAACTGCCGGTGTCGAACTTGCGGGCCGATCGCAGGAACTCAAAACGGTAGTTGCCGAAGTCTAGCGCGTCCTCCATGCACAACCAACCGGCAAAAACCGGCGTCAGCCTGTCAAGCAGTTCGCGCCGGCAGTAGAAGATGCCGCAACCCTCGGGCCCGCACAACCACTTGTGCCCGTCGGCCGAGAGGAAATCGATTTGCATCGCTCGAACATCGATCGGCAAGACTCCCAGGGCCTGGATCGCGTCCACGCAGAGAAGAACGTCTCGCTCACGGCAAACCTGCCCCAGGCGTGGCAGATCCATGCGAAATCCGCTGGCGTATTGGACGGCTGAGACGCTCACCACGCGCGTCCGCTCATCGATGGCCGCGATGACGTCCTCCGCCGGCACGCGTCCGTCGACCTCCTTCACCATTCGCAGATCGACGCCCTGCCTGCCGAGCCCCATCCATGGGTAAACGTTGGCCGGAAACTCCACCGCCGTGATCACGACGTTGTCTCCGGCCCGCCAGGGCAACCCGCCGGCCACCCAGCCGATGCCTTCGGTGGTGTTTTTCGTGAAGGTGACCTCATCGGGATCGGCACCGATCAAGGCGGCGGCGAGGGAGCGGGTTTGCTCGGCATTCATATAGAAATCCGCGCCGATCGTGGCCTGCCCGCAAGTATGTTCGATGTAGCGGCACATGGCCTGGGACGCCGGACTGCTGAGCGGGGCCACCGCCGCGGCGTTCAGAAAGTTGTACCTTCGCGTTATCGGAAACAGTTCTCGGAGTTGGCGCACATTCATTCGTTGGCAATCTCCCGTGCTTCCACCGTTATCGGCACGTCCGATCATCTCTTGACGGCCAAGACCGATAGGTAAAGGTTCCCTGAAAACAAGGAAAGCAACATCATATCAGACGTCCTGTTTCTCCGCTCGCGCCAATTTGCCTGAATTGCCTGTCTTCTTTGCCCGGTGGGGCAACTGAATCGTAAGTTTTCCCTGCGAGCAAGTTGCTCACGGGGAAAGCGAGCCACCTCCGCACCGCGGCGGGTCTGGCCGCGGAACCAAAGAGTGCTTTGACGACAGCTTTCGCACGTTGCAAGGGGGGACAACCGTGTCGCGCTCTGCCTCATTCATTCGGATCGCCATACTCTCATCCGTCGTGCCGGCATGCCTGGTCGGATGCCTGCCACTTGATTTCAGCGGCTGGGGAGATCAAGTTCTGTCATTCCCCGCACCACAACCGCTTTCCGGACCGCAAATCAATGAGGTCGAACCCAACGACGACATGGCTGCGGCCAATGCAGTTGTTTTCGATGGCCAGGTGACGCTGGTCGGAAGCATAGCGGCCAAGGGCAGCTTCGACTTCGACGTCTTTGCGCTTGGACCGGTGAACGCCGGTGACCGGGTGGTTGCCGAGCTCGCTGCCAGCGCCGGCAGTGACGTCGTGCTCGGGCTGTTTGACGGCGGCTTCAACCTGCTGGGCTACGTGGATTACTCGCGGGGAACCGCGGCTCCCGGACGCATCGACCTGGTTCTGCGCGACTCGGTCGACACGCTTTATGCCATCGCCGGCACGCGTTCCTTATCGGAAGCGACCCGACTGTACAATGTCGGCATCAGTGTCACACCGAACGTGGGTGTTCCGCAGCCCAATCCGCAGATGGTAGTGCTGAACTTCATCGGGGCCTCCGGAGTTCGAATCGGACGCCAGGCACCGGTCAACGTGCCGCCGTTTGATGTGGCCACCATTGATTCGCGCTTCGCCGGAAAGACCCAGGAGGTCATCCAGTCCATCCTGCAAATGGTCCGCGAGGACTATGCAGGCCTCAACGTCGTCTTCTACCTGGCCGGTGATCCGAACATCCCGGCCGGCGACCTGACCGTTATTCACTTTGGCACCTACAGCGACCGCTATCTCGGGCTGGCCGACAACGTCGATCCGTTCAATCGAGACAGCACGCAAAACGCGATCATTTACACTGACACGTTCTCGCTGTTCAGCACCTTGTGGCCGACGCAGGAGCAGATTGCCCAGGTATTGGCGAACGTGGCCAGTCACGAACTCGGCCATCTCCTTGGCCTGCGGCACACTGCTGACATTCAGGACCTGATGGACATCACCGCGAGCGCCCGGCAAATGCTTAGCGACCAGTGGCACAAGGTGGCCGATCTGCATCCCTCGATCATGGCGATCGGATACCAGGATGCCGCCACGATGCTGTCTTGGTGCGTGGGCGGCACACCGCCGGCACCTCCTGCGAACTTGTCGGCCAAGACACAACGGATGGCCAAAACGGCCTACGACCCGGACGATTTCTACATTCCACGAGGGTGGCTGGCAGAGAACTCCGCTGAGGCTGATGAAGCCGTCGAGGATCCGGCCGAGGAGTAGCTGACCAAAGCCGGCGGCTGCCCGGGGGGTCAACTCTTCATGCAGCTTGGATCAACCGATACGCCCCTGCCGCTGATGCACTGCCGGAACAGGGCAAAGTCGCTTTCGTCCACGTCGTTGTCGCCGTCGAACTTGGCGTTCTGGCATCTGGGCTCGTTTTGCGACGTGCCGGACCCGGACAGACATGACTGAAAGTGTCCGAAATCCTCCTGATCGACGTCGCCGTCTTGGTCGAAATCGGCCTGGACCGGCCTCGGCCCCTCGACAGTCAGCGATGCCGCGTTGGACGCTGCGCTGCCCTCCGAATTGCTCACGACACAGCGGTAGAAGCCGACGTCCGACCCATCCGCGTTCGACACAGTCAGCAGAGCAGTCGTGACGCCTGAGCAATGGCCTGCCTCGGCCAAGTCAATCAAATCCTTCTGCCACTGGTAACTTACGGGCGGAAAGCCGCTTGCGGTCACGCTGAACACGGCGGTCTCACCCAAGTAGACGGTTTGCGAAACGGGGTGTTGGCTGATCACCGGTGGTTCGACCACCGGACCGATGGTCACGTTGTCCACGAGGGTCTTGGCTCCGCTGATGCTACTCCGGTAATTGTAAATGAACGGCCGGCCCTTCAACAGCGAGCTATCATGGATCGGGGTCGCGGTCAACAGTTGGTCGTCGACCCAAACGCTCAGTTCCTGTCCCTCCATGGAAAGCCGCATCTTGTGCCAGCCGGCTACGTCCGGGTAGGTCCAGTTTGCCAGCACGGTTTCGATTTCGTTCTGCCGCCTTATAAGCACACAGTGGCCGTCGGCCGCCAGGTTGTCATTGCGCACAAATGCGAGCGCGTAGTAGCTACGCTCGGCCGCGGAGAAGAACAGGCGGCCGCGCAGGCCAACGCCGAACCGGTTCTTCACGGATGTGCTGTTGTCGTAGTATACCTGGGCTTCAATGCTCTGATTGGTGAGCGCCTCATCGGCCAGCATCGGGTAGGCGTACTGGTGGCCGCTGGTGTCAGCGACCTCGAATACATATCCATCCCCGCTCGGGTTGCCGGGACGGGCAACGAGCCCGCACTGACTCCCGAAGTTCCACGGGGCGATCCAGTTCAGTTGTGGGCCGGCGGCCGGAAAGGCATCCTGCCAGGGCATCGCGATGGCCGGCTTGTCGATCTGGAAACCGTCCAGAACGGTCCCATCTGAGGTCTTGAGGCACCGGCCAAGCAGGCGGCTGCCCTGGATATCGAGGCGTGTGAAGCAGTAATACTGGTCCGCGTACGCCCGAACGTAGGGCTGGCTGTCATCGGCATGCTTCGTCGACCACGGCTGGCCACCGGTACCCTGATCGATGTAGCACACGCCGTTGACGACGTTGCGCTGATAGTTGTGGTAGTGGCCGTGCAGATAAAGATCGACACCGTGCTGCTCGAAAAGCGGTACCAGGCTGGTTCGCATCGTCGTGCTGCCGTTCGAGCCTCCGTCCTCGCTGACGTACGGGCCGTTGTGCCCGAAGACGATCTTCCATGGCTGGGTGGTACCGGTGAGGTCGCCGGCCAGCCAGTTGCTTTGCGCCGAACCCACACCGTAGGAGGACCAGAACGTGTCGATGCTCGCGAAATGCACATGGGCTTTGTCGAACGAGTAGTAGAATTCGGTGCCCGAACTAGCCTTTGGGAGCGACCAATTGGCCAGGTACCGGGCGGGATACACGTAGGTGGCCGTTTCATCGTACAGCTCGTGATTTCCAATGGCTGTATACATGCAAATGTGTTTGATGAAGCCGGCCGCCGGCGTGAAGAAGTGCGATTGCCAGTAGTCGGTGATGTTGTCCTCACCGCGACCTGCCAGATCACCGAGAGTCAAGCAGAACCCGTTAGGCGATTGCGACAGCATTGCATTATAGGTTGCCGCGCAGTTGCTCGGGGCGCTGCACGAATCCCCCACAAAACTGAACGAGACAGCCGAGGCACCGGGCGGCGGGGCGGTCCTGAAAGTGGCATCACCGCTGAGGGGCGTGCCGTCGCTGCGAGCGCGGTAGTGGTAGAGCGTGTCCGGGGACAGGCCCGTCACCGCGATTTCGTGATAGGTGCCGGGCTGAGTTGATTGGGCAAGATTACCGTAGCTCGCGGTCAAGCCCCACTCGACTTCGCCGGTGCAGGTGCTATCCGTGAACCACACCACGCTGACCGAGTCCGGGGTCTGGAGTTGAAGATAGGGCCCACGAGTGATTTGCACGCCCCACGCCGGCAGCGCCGCCCAGGCGCACAATACGGCGAAGGTAATCAGAAGTCGCCGCCCTATCCTTTTTTGGGGAGCCATTTGGACTGACCTCGCCTGATTGGCTGGCCCGGCCGGACCGCCGGGTCGCACATGACCATTGTACAGCATAACTCCCCCCGGTGATCGCGCCTTCCGTGTTCTTCTCGGGGCAGTTCCGTGCGCAGTCCGCGGCGAATCATCTTGAGTCAGAGATCGTTCTTGCTCTCTCGGCCGTGATGGTCTCAGTGGCCTGGGCGCGCAAAGCGCGGATTGTCATGTCCCCAACCCGGCGGGTTCCCTCAGAATCGGATCTGGCTGGCATGGGTTATATCGAGATCCGGAGGCCCGATATCCGCGGCCCCCATGTCGGCCCATCCGGGGAGAATCGGCAAGATAGCTCTCGTCTGGTTGCCTCCTCGCCCTCGGCCGGTTAAACTGCACGGAGAACGCATGTCGCAGGAAGGGCTCGTGGGTGCTCAGGGTCGAGCGGTCAAAACCGGCGGGCGGTCGGTTACGTAATATCAGCGCATCGTTTGGGGACATGCCCGTCGCAACGGAAGTGAGGTCGCCATATGCCAAGCGGAAGTCGTACAGGTCAGCCACCAAGCTCTCCCGTTCATGATTCGAGTGCGCCGACGTATATGCCGCCGGCGGGAGGGGGCAGTCCTCCGTCCAGTCAGTCTTCATCGGTTGAATCGCCAGGACAAAAGGCCCCGACCGTCGGCCCCGGTGGGGGGCTGGTCGACCTCCACATCACCGAGCAGAATGCCCGGGAGGTCATGGACCGTCTGCTGAGAGGCATGGGGCAATCCAGCGGTGAGGGTGGCCAGGCGCATGCTCGT comes from Phycisphaerae bacterium and encodes:
- a CDS encoding metallophosphoesterase, with protein sequence MAPQKRIGRRLLITFAVLCAWAALPAWGVQITRGPYLQLQTPDSVSVVWFTDSTCTGEVEWGLTASYGNLAQSTQPGTYHEIAVTGLSPDTLYHYRARSDGTPLSGDATFRTAPPPGASAVSFSFVGDSCSAPSNCAATYNAMLSQSPNGFCLTLGDLAGRGEDNITDYWQSHFFTPAAGFIKHICMYTAIGNHELYDETATYVYPARYLANWSLPKASSGTEFYYSFDKAHVHFASIDTFWSSYGVGSAQSNWLAGDLTGTTQPWKIVFGHNGPYVSEDGGSNGSTTMRTSLVPLFEQHGVDLYLHGHYHNYQRNVVNGVCYIDQGTGGQPWSTKHADDSQPYVRAYADQYYCFTRLDIQGSRLLGRCLKTSDGTVLDGFQIDKPAIAMPWQDAFPAAGPQLNWIAPWNFGSQCGLVARPGNPSGDGYVFEVADTSGHQYAYPMLADEALTNQSIEAQVYYDNSTSVKNRFGVGLRGRLFFSAAERSYYALAFVRNDNLAADGHCVLIRRQNEIETVLANWTYPDVAGWHKMRLSMEGQELSVWVDDQLLTATPIHDSSLLKGRPFIYNYRSSISGAKTLVDNVTIGPVVEPPVISQHPVSQTVYLGETAVFSVTASGFPPVSYQWQKDLIDLAEAGHCSGVTTALLTVSNADGSDVGFYRCVVSNSEGSAASNAASLTVEGPRPVQADFDQDGDVDQEDFGHFQSCLSGSGTSQNEPRCQNAKFDGDNDVDESDFALFRQCISGRGVSVDPSCMKS
- a CDS encoding matrixin family metalloprotease, producing the protein MSRSASFIRIAILSSVVPACLVGCLPLDFSGWGDQVLSFPAPQPLSGPQINEVEPNDDMAAANAVVFDGQVTLVGSIAAKGSFDFDVFALGPVNAGDRVVAELAASAGSDVVLGLFDGGFNLLGYVDYSRGTAAPGRIDLVLRDSVDTLYAIAGTRSLSEATRLYNVGISVTPNVGVPQPNPQMVVLNFIGASGVRIGRQAPVNVPPFDVATIDSRFAGKTQEVIQSILQMVREDYAGLNVVFYLAGDPNIPAGDLTVIHFGTYSDRYLGLADNVDPFNRDSTQNAIIYTDTFSLFSTLWPTQEQIAQVLANVASHELGHLLGLRHTADIQDLMDITASARQMLSDQWHKVADLHPSIMAIGYQDAATMLSWCVGGTPPAPPANLSAKTQRMAKTAYDPDDFYIPRGWLAENSAEADEAVEDPAEE
- a CDS encoding aminotransferase class V-fold PLP-dependent enzyme, giving the protein MNVRQLRELFPITRRYNFLNAAAVAPLSSPASQAMCRYIEHTCGQATIGADFYMNAEQTRSLAAALIGADPDEVTFTKNTTEGIGWVAGGLPWRAGDNVVITAVEFPANVYPWMGLGRQGVDLRMVKEVDGRVPAEDVIAAIDERTRVVSVSAVQYASGFRMDLPRLGQVCRERDVLLCVDAIQALGVLPIDVRAMQIDFLSADGHKWLCGPEGCGIFYCRRELLDRLTPVFAGWLCMEDALDFGNYRFEFLRSARKFDTGSYNLAGICGLGASIEMWLEAGIDVVAQWALALTDRLVEGVRGKGYRVVSSRLPGEASSIVAFVSDHHDHGEIRKRLQEQHRVIISCREGRLRASPHAYNTLEEIDQLIELLPGH